One genomic window of Oligoflexia bacterium includes the following:
- a CDS encoding FliG C-terminal domain-containing protein, protein MSMLARYRKPGGVQQLLALLETCLSKKRENLINMIIAEDKEFGTMIKSKILTTEKIFKWDPLVVCEATTRLSERTLAICLKGLPPEAFAIATHTLRDLKKREVTNLLEILKPTPIEIESAHIKLVEIVRTLEKEGSLKLDENDVPLKQGSMMRAS, encoded by the coding sequence ATGTCAATGCTTGCACGTTATCGCAAACCAGGTGGTGTTCAGCAGCTATTAGCTCTTTTGGAAACTTGCTTAAGTAAAAAAAGAGAAAATTTGATCAATATGATCATCGCTGAAGATAAAGAATTTGGCACTATGATAAAAAGCAAAATTCTTACAACAGAAAAAATATTTAAATGGGATCCACTCGTAGTTTGTGAAGCCACAACACGATTGAGTGAACGTACATTAGCGATTTGTCTTAAGGGTCTCCCGCCCGAAGCCTTTGCAATTGCAACACATACACTTCGCGATCTCAAAAAGCGTGAAGTTACAAATCTTCTCGAGATATTAAAACCTACTCCCATCGAGATTGAATCAGCTCATATCAAGCTTGTCGAAATAGTGCGCACTCTTGAAAAAGAAGGTTCACTAAAATTAGATGAGAATGATGTTCCACTTAAACAAGGAAGCATGATGAGGGCATCTTAA
- a CDS encoding diacylglycerol kinase family lipid kinase: MKSAIIVNPASGGGRTLSMWKSIRDEVKGRLGELEEFMTTTTSDATRFATQVAMSDTELLIVGGGDGTINEVINGLFTEKNEPINPNLKLGILSAGRGCDFIKSVEIPENYREAVDVLVNPIFKKIDVGCAYFKDEFGREQKRFFLNIATAGLAGIVARKVNHTPRFVPPQIAYFGNVALSFLAAKGQLMKIHVDKQLVYDGACLNVFVANGSYSGAGMCWAPMAQVDDGKFEVIICEPMPKYQIVLSGHRMYDGTFINLPGIHHYQGKEITIETVDDVYLEMDGEQPGVAPVVYTILPRAIELAVGS; the protein is encoded by the coding sequence TTGAAATCAGCCATTATCGTAAACCCAGCATCAGGTGGCGGTCGCACTTTGAGTATGTGGAAGTCTATTCGCGATGAAGTGAAGGGGCGATTAGGCGAACTAGAAGAATTCATGACTACAACAACTAGTGATGCCACACGCTTTGCCACACAAGTTGCAATGTCAGATACAGAACTTCTCATAGTGGGTGGTGGTGATGGTACAATCAATGAAGTCATTAATGGTTTATTTACAGAGAAGAACGAACCGATCAATCCAAATTTAAAACTTGGAATTTTGAGCGCAGGCCGTGGTTGTGATTTTATTAAGAGTGTAGAAATTCCTGAAAATTATCGAGAAGCCGTAGATGTTTTGGTAAATCCAATTTTTAAAAAAATTGATGTAGGCTGTGCCTATTTCAAAGATGAATTCGGTCGTGAACAAAAAAGATTTTTTCTCAATATCGCTACCGCAGGCCTTGCTGGTATTGTTGCGCGCAAAGTAAATCACACCCCTCGATTTGTTCCGCCTCAAATTGCCTATTTTGGTAATGTCGCTTTAAGTTTTTTGGCTGCCAAAGGTCAATTAATGAAAATTCATGTCGATAAACAACTAGTGTATGATGGCGCTTGCCTAAATGTCTTTGTAGCAAACGGAAGTTACTCCGGCGCAGGAATGTGCTGGGCCCCCATGGCACAAGTAGATGACGGAAAATTCGAAGTAATTATTTGCGAACCTATGCCTAAATATCAAATCGTACTTTCGGGCCATCGTATGTACGACGGTACATTTATAAACCTGCCAGGAATTCATCATTACCAAGGTAAAGAAATAACCATTGAAACAGTAGATGATGTTTATCTTGAAATGGATGGCGAACAACCCGGTGTAGCCCCTGTAGTGTACACAATCTTACCAAGAGCAATCGAGCTAGCTGTCGGGTCTTGA